In Flavobacterium enshiense, the genomic stretch GGGGAGTACGTTCGCAAGAATGAAACTCAAAGGAATTGACGGGGGCCCGCACAAGCGGAGGAGCATGTGGTTTAATTCGATGATACGCGAGGAACCTTACCAGGGCTTAAATGGGAGACGACAGGACTGGAAACAGTTTTTTCTTCGGACGTCTTTCAAGGTGCTGCATGGTTGTCGTCAGCTCGTGCCGTGAGGTGTCAGGTTAAGTCCTATAACGAGCGCAACCCCTATTGTTAGTTGCCAGCGGGTCATGCCGGGAACTCTAACAAGACTGCCGGTGCAAACCGTGAGGAAGGTGGGGATGACGTCAAATCATCACGGCCCTTACGTCCTGGGCTACACACGTGCTACAATGGGCGGTACAGAGAGCAGCCACCACGCAAGTGGGCGCGAATCTTCAAAACCGTTCTCAGTTCGGATCGGAGTCTGCAACTCGACTCCGTGAAGCTGGATTCGCTAGTAATCGCATATCAGCCATGATGCGGTGAATACGTTCCCGGGCCTTGTACACACCGCCCGTCAAGCCATGGAAGCTGGGGGTACCTGAAGTCGGTGACCGCAAGGAGCTGCCTAGGGTAAAACTAGTAACTGGGGCTAAGTCGTAACAAGGTAGCCGTACCGGAAGGTGCGGCTGGAACACCTCCTTTCTAGAGAAAAGATTAAGATCTGGGATTTTAATTGAAAGAAGATTACTCTCGCTGTTAGTTCAAATATTACAATAATTAAAAAACAGAGTCTCGTAGCTCAGCTGGTTAGAGTACTACACTGATAATGTAGGGGTCCCCAGTTCGAGTCTGGGCGGGACTACTAAGTTTTTTGATTGTAAAAGGAAATTTTAGAGGTTGAGTGGCCGTTTGAAGTACTGTTAACTGAAAACTGTTAACTGAACACTAGAAACGGGGGATTAGCTCAGCTGGCTAGAGCGCCTGCCTTGCACGCAGGAGGTCATCGGTTCGACTCCGATATTCTCCACGAGTTTCGAAAGAGACGAAAGTTCATTGACATATTGAGATAAAAAAACATTTAAAAAGTAGAAAGAACACAGTTTTTGCCTATTTATAGGTAAGAATGAAAGTACAATAAGCAAAATAAGGGCGTATGGGGGATGCCTAGGCTCTCAGAGGCGATGAAGGACGTGATAAGCTGCGAAAAGCTGCGGGGATTGGCACATACGAATTGATCCGCAGATATCCGAATGGGGCAACCCACTATATTGAAGATATAGTACCCGATAGGGGGCAAACCCGCTGAACTGAAACATCTAAGTAGGCGGAGGAGAAGAAAACAAAAGTGATTCCGTAAGTAGTGGCGAGCGAACGCGGATTAGCCCAAACCAATGTTGTTACGGCAATGTTGGGGTTGTAGGACCACGACATTTCTTGCGGATTGAATTAGAATAACCTGGAAAGGTTAACCATAGAGGGTGATAGTCCCGTATAAGTAAGAAAAGATAAGGATAGTGGTATCCTGAGTAGGGCGGGGCACGTGAAACCCTGTCTGAATCTGGCGGGACCATCCGCTAAGGCTAAATACTCCTGAGAGACCGATAGTGAACCAGTACTGTGAAGGAAAGGTGAAAAGAACCGTGAATAACGGAGTGAAATAGATCCTGAAACCATACGCTTACAAGCGGTCGGAGCCCTTTAGTGGGGTGACGGCGTGCCTTTTGCATAATGAGCCTACGAGTTACCGTTGCTGGCAAGGATAAGCACTTCAGGTGTGGATCCGTAGCGAAAGCGAGTCTGAATAGGGCGCTTTAGTCAGTAGTGGTAGACGCGAAACCGTGTGATCTACCCATGGGCAGGATGAAGCTGTGGTAACACACAGTGGAGGTCCGAACCGGTTGACGTTGAAAAGTCTTCGGATGACCTGTGGGTAGGGGTGAAAGGCCAATCAAACTCGGAAATAGCTCGTACTCCCCGAAATGCATTTAGGTGCAGCGCTGTGTATAGTTATATAGAGGTAGAGCTACTGATTGGATGCGGGGGCTTCACCGCCTACCAATTCCTGACAAACTCCGAATGCTATATAATGTTTCACAGCAGTGAGGGCATGGGTGCTAAGGTCCATGTCCGAGAGGGAAAGAACCCAGACCATCAGCTAAGGTCCCCAAATGTATGCTAAGTTGAAAAAACGAGGTTTGTCTGCCCAGACAGCTAGGATGTTGGCTTGGAAGCAGCCATTCATTTAAAGAGTGCGTAACAGCTCACTAGTCGAGCGGACGAGCATGGATAATAATCGGGCATAAGTATACTACCGAAGCTATGGATTTACGTTTTACGTAAGTGGTAGGGGAGCATTCTAACAGGGCTGAAGGTGTGAGGCGACTCATGCTGGACCGGTTAGAAAAGAAAATGTAGGCATAAGTAACGATAATGCGGGCGAGAAACCCGCACACCGAAAGACTAAGGTTTCCTCAGCTATGCTAATCAGCTGAGGGTTAGTCGGGTCCTAAGGCGAACCCGAAAGGGACAGTCGATGGCCAACGGGTTAATATTCCCGTACTACTTATAATTGTGATGGGGTGACGGAGTGATGAAAGCACCGCGAACTGACGGAATAGTTCGTTAAAGTACTTAGCTATAGGTCCCGTAGTAAAATGCGCGGGAACTGGTGAAATACGATAGTACACGGAGTCTTCGGACAAAGTGATAGTGTGCCTAAGGGCTTCCAAGAAAAACCTCTAAACTTAGATTATAAGTACCCGTACCGTAAACCGACACAGGTAGTCGAGGAGAGAATCCTAAGGTGCTCGAGAGATTCATGGCTAAGGAATTAGGCAAAATAGACCTGTAACTTCGGGAGAAAGGTCGCCAGCGCAAGCTGGCCGCAGTGAAGAGGTCCAGGCGACTGTTTATCAAAAACACAGGGCTCTGCAAAATCGTAAGATGAAGTATAGGGCCTGACACCTGCCCGGTGCTGGAAGGTTAAGAGGAGATGTTATCTTCGGAGAAGCATTGAATTGAAGCCCCAGTAAACGGCGGCCGTAACTATAACGGTCCTAAGGTAGCGAAATTCCTTGTCGGGTAAGTTCCGACCTGCACGAATGGTGTAACGATCTGGACACTGTCTCAGCCATGAGCTCGGTGAAATTGTAGTATCGGTGAAGATGCCGATTACCCGCAGTGGGACGAAAAGACCCTGTGCACCTTTACTATAGCTTAGTATTGGTCTTGGATAAGTGATGTGTAGGATAGGTGGGAGACTGTGAAATGGCGTCGCCAGGCGTTGTGGAGTCATTGTTGAAATACCACCCTTTGCTTATCTGAGATCTAACCCCGCAAAGCGGGGGACATTGCTTGGTGGGTAGTTTGACTGGGGTGGTCGCCTCCAAAAGAGTAACGGAGGCTTCTAAAGGTTCCCTCAGCACGCTTGGTAACCGTGCGTAGAGTGCAATGGCATAAGGGAGCTTGACTGAGAGACATACAGGTCGATCAGGTACGAAAGTAGAGCATAGTGATCCGGTGGTTCCGCATGGAAGGGCCATCGCTCAAAGGATAAAAGGTACGCCGGGGATAACAGGCTGATCTCCCCCAAGAGCTCATATCGACGGGGGGGTTTGGCACCTCGATGTCGGCTCGTCACATCCTGGGGCTGGAGAAGGTCCCAAGGGTTGGGCTGTTCGCCCATTAAAGTGGCACGCGAGCTGGGTTCAGAACGTCGTGAGACAGTTCGGTCTCTATCTACTGTGGGCGTTAGAAATTTGAGTGGATCTGATTCTAGTACGAGAGGACCGAATTGGACGAACCTCTGGTGTATCTGTTGTTCCGCCAGGAGCACCGCAGAGTAGCTACGTTCGGAAGGGATAAGCGCTGAAAGCATATAAGCGCGAAACCCACCACAAGATGAGATTTCTTTTAAGGGTCGTGGAAGATGACCACGTTGATAGGCTATAGATGTAAAGGCAGTAATGTCATAGTCGAGTAGTACTAATAACCCGTAAGCTTATGTACGCTTTTCCTCCCGCTTCGGCGGGAGGGAGAAACTTTCTAAATAATGATTATTTATCTCAGTATGTTAAGATATTATTGTAATGTTAGTTCCGATAACATCGGAATTACCCTTGCATAACGACTTAAGGTGGTTATTGCGGCGGGGCTCACCTCTTCCCATTCCGAACAGAGTAGTTAAGCCCGCCTGCGCAGATGGTACTGCAATCTTGTGGGAGAGTATGTCGCCGCCTTTCTTTTGAAAAGCCCTTCACGAAAGTGAAGGGCTTTTTTGTTTTATATCGGTTTTGTTTTTAGAAAAATGAAGGTAAAAGTTGCTGCAAAACTGCGGAAAACTATGTGCAGCTTTGCTTTTGGAGATCCTTATCACTATGTGGTGGGGATTTTTTTGTTTTTAAACCGTTTTATTTTTAGGAAAAGTAAAGGTAAAATCAAAGCAAATCTGTGAGAGATTATGAGATGGTTTACTTTTGGGAACCCTGTCCATTGGATAGGTTTTTTTGTTTTAAGCGGTTTGGCTTTCGTGAAAAATAAAGCTAAAATAAACGTAAGTTTTTGTCAGATAATGTATTGGCTTTGTTTTAAAAATCTTTATAGGGAAGAAGCCTGTAAAAAAACAGATTGTTTTCTTTTAAAATCTACAGGGTCTGAAATATTGGCGAAAAAGGATTGCTCTCCAGCCCCGGGTGGAGTGGAAATCCCGGCATTGGGAGGTTGCTGCGCAAACTCGCATTGACGGATTGCAATGGAACACGGGAAATCGAAGATTCAACGGAGTTAATGACGTATAGCAATCAAAAACGACTATTCGCTTCGAAGAAAATAAAATGTGGGTTTATTTTAAATTGTTATTCTCTTCGGAGTTGAGTTAAAAGTATATAATATATTAAGGAGTACTTTTGTGTATCCTTCTTAAGATGATCGCAATAATTAATCGGATTCACGTCGTGATAAAAAAAAGCTGTCCGAACTTGGACAGCTTCAAAAGATTTGGTTTTAAAAAGGGTGTTCTTTTATTCTTTAATAAATCGTTTTGTACCAACCGATCTGCTGTCAGAGATTTCTATAATATAAATTCCCGAAGGCAGCGTGTCTACCTTAATGGAATTGTTGTTGGTGTCGCCATAGGCTACCTGTTGTCCAGTCAAATTAAAGATTTTGTATGAAGCATTGCTTTCGATACCTGAGAAATATAATGTTCCATCTTTTACCGGATTCGGATACAATTTCAATGACAGCGTGCCAAGTTCTCCTTTAGTAACCGCTACAGATTCATCATTAATTTCGTTGGCATTTTTAACAAAAGCACCACTAACAATAGTAACAGTATAATCTTCCACTTCGCCGTTAGTAAATACTTCACAGGCAGTCGGTAAACCATTGTATTTCATTGAAACTCTCATTCTAGTGGCTCCAGTTACTGCTGTAGACGGAATGATAAAGTTACCGCTTACAGAAGTAGATTTTGTTTTTGACTTACTGAAAATAAGTTCATTCGAACCAAAATTTCCATCTTTGTTAAAATCAATCCAAACGCAATATGCTTCATTTGCCGACATACCATTCCATCCAGGAGTAATAGTAATTGAAGCTGTAGAACCTGTTGATAAACTGGTTGATTGTGTTGTGTAATTACCGTATCCGTTGTTGTTTCCTGAAAGATTGTTAATTGATCCCAATTGAACGCGGTTTATATATTCTCTGGATGTGCTTGCTGATGAATTACAATAAGTAATACTTGTACCCAATGCAGTTACATTCACAGTGTTACTTGCCGTTGACACATTTCCAGCTGCATCTATAGCGGTTACATAGAAATTGTAAGCTGTAGAAGCAGACATACCAGAAACAGCTAATGTAGTTCCAGTCACGGTTGTTTTCAACACACCGTTTTGATATACATTATAACCGGTAACGCCGACATTATCAGAAGCGACAGTCCAAGACAGATTGGTGCTTGAAGTCGTAGTTCCCGTAGCAGAAAGTGTCGAAGCTGTCGGCGCTGCAGTATCAGTTAAAGCAGACGTAGTCACGCTTACTGTATTACTTGCAGAAGATACGTTTCCAGCTGCATCTTTAGCGGTTACATAGAAATTGTAAGCTGTTGAAGCAGATAAACCAGAAACAGCCAATGAAGTCGCAGTAGTTGTTGTTTTCAATACTCCGTTTTGATATACATTATAACCAGTAACACCTACGTTATCAGAAGCGGCAGTCCAAGACAGATTAGTGCTTGAAGCTGTAGTTCCCGAAGCAGAAAGCGTTGAAGCTGTGGGAGCAGTGGTATCTGTCGGAGCAGATGTGGTTACATTTACAATGTTACTTGTAGTTGATACGTTTCCAGCTGCATCTTTTGCCGTAACATAGAAGTTGTAAGCTGTTGAAGCAGTCAAACCAGAAACAGCTAATGATGTGCCAGTAACGGTTGTTTTCAACACACCGTTTTGATATACGTTATAACCGGTAACACCTACGTTATCAGTAGCCGCAGTCCAAGTCAGGTTAGTGCTTGAAGCAGTGGTTCCCGAAGCAGAAAGTGTTGAAGCTGTCGGAGCAGTGGTATCTGCCGGAGCAAGTGTAGTCACGTTTGCCGTGTTACTTGCAGAAGATACGTTTCCGGCCGCATCTTTTGCTTTTACGTGAAAGTTATAGGTTGTAGAAGACGATAGACTCGTTACAGCCAACGATGTAGCAGTAGTTGTTGTTTTCAATACACCGTTTTGATATACATCGTATCCTGTTACGCCTACATTATCATTAGCCGCAGTCCAAGTCAGATTAGTGCTTGAAGCAGTAGTTCCTGAAGCCCAAAGCGTTGAAGCTGTCGGAGCAGCAGTATCTGCAGAACCGGTAATAGTGAAGTTAGCATTGTTTACATCAAAGAAAATGTGGTTGCTTCCTTTAACCATAATTCTGTTTGTAGTTCCTGGCATATTTGGAATTACTACGCTTTGTGAACCGTCATTTGGAGTTCCTGTAAGTAAAGCAATTGGGAACGTTTGTCCACCATCGGTTGATAATAAAATATCTACATTAGCACAGTTTACACCATTGGCATTAGTTCCTGCAACAGTCCAGTTAATGGTTTGAGAGGTGCCAGCGGCATATGATACAGCGGTATTTTGAGTGTCAACAGTAAAAGGTCCAGCTGCACCATCCACGGTCAAAACAACATCATCGGTATTGTTGGAACCACCTCCCGCTCTGTTATCACGAACGGTTAAACGGAAGTTTAATGTTCTTGCAACACCAGGTAAAGTTTCTGAAGTTATATATCTACCAGCTGTACTTGTTTCCCCTGTCAAAATTGTATTCATATTTGGAAAATATCTGGTAGCAGAAGTAGTAGGCGGGTATGATCTGAAAATAGCCCCACTTGTAGCGGTATTTGTAGGAACTGTAGTAGTAGCACTACCTAAATCCATTTGTTCCCATGAGTACGTTAATATGTCATTTGTGTTTCCGTCTGTAGCAGCACCGGTTAACACGAAAGGAGTGCCTTTAGGGATAGTGTAGTCTAATCCCGCATTAACCACTGGCACAGCATTACTTGTATTGGTAATTGTGCCGCAAGTTTTTGTTTTTAAATTATCGGTAACTTGTTGGATACTGATAGCATGAAAATAATCATCAGAGTATGCTTGGATGTCTTTCACTGTTTTACCTGCATAGCTCATGATTGTCGAACCACTACCAGGCTCCATTTGTGCTGTATTACTGTTTTCAGTCACATAAGTAAATGTGTGTTTTGCACCTAATTGATGTGCTAATTCATGTGCTGCTATTTCTACATCAAATTGATCACCTTCTGGAACATATAGTGTTGATGTGTATGCTTTGCCTTTGTAATTAGTCACACCTATACAACCGATACAGCCAGAATTTCCACCACCAATCACAGAATCGAATAAATGACCTAAATCATAATTAACATCACCAATGGTTGTATTTAAATTAGTTTGTAACTCGTTTGGGATATACGCTTTTGTTGAATAAGGATCCGTCGTAGCATTTGTATAAAGGATCGCATCATTGTTAGCAACAAGTACCAAACGCACGCCGAAATCTCTTTCGAAAATACCATTTACACGAGTAAGTGTGTTTGTTATACCGGCTAAAGCCAAAGCTTTGGTGCCGCCAAAATAAGCGGCATATTCTCCAGTACAAGAAACAGCTAATCTATATGTGCGTAATTTAGCATCATCTGCGCCACGTGCAACAAAAGTATTAGAAGAGCTATAGTTGCTTTCGGCTGAATGATCTACACCGCAGTCGAATTTTTCTAAATCTTCTACATGATCTGTAGTTCTATAAACAGTATAGTTGTTAGTGCTGTTATTAATAGGCTCAATATAAACTGTTTCCTTATTGGGATAGATAGTCATAGATTTAAATCCTAATGGCGAACTGCTCAAGTAAACGCGTGCATTTGGGTTGTCTATACCAACAGCTACATAGGATTTGATTTCCGGGTATTTGGCTGCCAGTTCCGGAGCCATAACGGAGTTTTCGTAAACTTTAAAGTTTTCCAATTTGCCTTGTCCGTTTGGTAATGAAATGATTGTATTAGAAGTAATGTTGGAAGCATCTCTTTTAGGAGATTTGGCCAACATCTTTTTCATAGTAGGTAAATCTAAATCGAAAATATTTTTTTGTGGTAAGTTAGATTGAGTAATTCTACCTGCGGTTTCTTTTGTATTACTCTTTTTCCATAAAGCATCTTTACTTTGAGCGATTCCGTAGTAAGTAACGGTAAATAATAGGGCAGCACATATCAATCTTTTCATAGACTATTATTTTTTATTAATCGGCTCAAAATTAATCGGTTAGAATAAAATATCGATGAAATTAACTAAAAAATCGATGAAATGCATGTTTTTTTTCTATTTGTGAGATTCACGCTATAGTTTTGAATGATTCTTGTGAAAAAATTGGTAATAAAAATCTGAATTATTTGATTTTTAATGAATTTATTTTGTGGATTTTTGCAATTTTATGACTGTCTTTATTTAAGAAATATT encodes the following:
- a CDS encoding reprolysin-like metallopeptidase — its product is MKRLICAALLFTVTYYGIAQSKDALWKKSNTKETAGRITQSNLPQKNIFDLDLPTMKKMLAKSPKRDASNITSNTIISLPNGQGKLENFKVYENSVMAPELAAKYPEIKSYVAVGIDNPNARVYLSSSPLGFKSMTIYPNKETVYIEPINNSTNNYTVYRTTDHVEDLEKFDCGVDHSAESNYSSSNTFVARGADDAKLRTYRLAVSCTGEYAAYFGGTKALALAGITNTLTRVNGIFERDFGVRLVLVANNDAILYTNATTDPYSTKAYIPNELQTNLNTTIGDVNYDLGHLFDSVIGGGNSGCIGCIGVTNYKGKAYTSTLYVPEGDQFDVEIAAHELAHQLGAKHTFTYVTENSNTAQMEPGSGSTIMSYAGKTVKDIQAYSDDYFHAISIQQVTDNLKTKTCGTITNTSNAVPVVNAGLDYTIPKGTPFVLTGAATDGNTNDILTYSWEQMDLGSATTTVPTNTATSGAIFRSYPPTTSATRYFPNMNTILTGETSTAGRYITSETLPGVARTLNFRLTVRDNRAGGGSNNTDDVVLTVDGAAGPFTVDTQNTAVSYAAGTSQTINWTVAGTNANGVNCANVDILLSTDGGQTFPIALLTGTPNDGSQSVVIPNMPGTTNRIMVKGSNHIFFDVNNANFTITGSADTAAPTASTLWASGTTASSTNLTWTAANDNVGVTGYDVYQNGVLKTTTTATSLAVTSLSSSTTYNFHVKAKDAAGNVSSASNTANVTTLAPADTTAPTASTLSASGTTASSTNLTWTAATDNVGVTGYNVYQNGVLKTTVTGTSLAVSGLTASTAYNFYVTAKDAAGNVSTTSNIVNVTTSAPTDTTAPTASTLSASGTTASSTNLSWTAASDNVGVTGYNVYQNGVLKTTTTATSLAVSGLSASTAYNFYVTAKDAAGNVSSASNTVSVTTSALTDTAAPTASTLSATGTTTSSTNLSWTVASDNVGVTGYNVYQNGVLKTTVTGTTLAVSGMSASTAYNFYVTAIDAAGNVSTASNTVNVTALGTSITYCNSSASTSREYINRVQLGSINNLSGNNNGYGNYTTQSTSLSTGSTASITITPGWNGMSANEAYCVWIDFNKDGNFGSNELIFSKSKTKSTSVSGNFIIPSTAVTGATRMRVSMKYNGLPTACEVFTNGEVEDYTVTIVSGAFVKNANEINDESVAVTKGELGTLSLKLYPNPVKDGTLYFSGIESNASYKIFNLTGQQVAYGDTNNNSIKVDTLPSGIYIIEISDSRSVGTKRFIKE